In Chanos chanos chromosome 14, fChaCha1.1, whole genome shotgun sequence, the sequence CTCAAGGTAGAGAGTGATGCAGCCAAGCAAACAAACTGAAGGCTAGGACTGACAGGTCAGTCAGCAGCATGTTTGAAATATCAGAAGACCAGCCCCGAAACACTCGACCTCTGTGACCCAAATTACACTCAGCACTCATTCTGAGGACGCTAACCACATAACCACCCAGTCAGGCAGCACATCTGCTGTGGGTGTCAAATTCTATCATCCGCCTCAGGTAAGAATGCAGTACCTTCACTGGGAATGCGGGCATGCTCCCCATAAAGTGGGTACTGTAGGGGTAGTCCAGCATGGCCATGAGGGTGAAGGCGTTACGAAGCAGGCCGTTGAGCTGGTGAATGTCCTTAGGGGAAGATGGGgccttacagagagaaaacttcGTCTGGATGCGGCCATAGTCTGCGAGGTAAATGGGAAGGAAAGGGAAgacacaatttatttattttttaacaaaatatcaAAAGATATGTGCAAGACAAAACAGGGAATTATGCTAAATTCATAAAGAcctgaataaatatttaaacgCTCAGCAGATAAAGCGCTAAAGGTTTCTTTTAATCAGTTTTTCGACTTATGCGCTCCAGCGACTGGTCTgtttcatgaatattcatattgTCCCTTTGTTGATGCTTTTCTTTATCACGAAACAGGAAGCCGGTCAATGTATTCATACTTTGGATATGCAACTTCCttccataaatatttcattagtAAAAAGTTCTTCACTGAGTGCCCCCTAAGTGCAACTGGAAGAAACTCTCCATTAAGTCAAATTTATTCTCACCCAAACCCAAGTGTGAAAACTCTACAAAGAatgcccctcccccctttttcttaATTGTAAAATGACGTGTCAAACTGCAGACGACATGACTGTTTTACTGGCAGTACCTTCTTGTTGTGCCAAAGTTTGAAGCCTCTGAAAAGCCCCTCTCACAGCGTCTCTGCAGTCCGGACTGTAATTCTCAAAATCCTGTAAAAACAGATACCGCACAGTAACGTTCAATAGGTAAAATGGGCAAAAGGCAGGTCTAAACTACaggttaataataataatcatcatcatctcatTCCTTCTCAAGTCTAAAGTCATACATTTTGTCTCCACATCAGCTCAGGCTTTAATTAAACACGTGATAACCAAGGCGCATTAACATTTCTCTCAAACCAGACAAGCCTCACTCAGAGCTTTCCAGAACTCTGGCTTGAACTCACAGCGGTGACGTCCCTGAAGAACTGTTTCGGGTCTCCCATCCCGGCGGTGGATAAGATCGGAGCACTGGCGGCCAAAGCCCCTGCTACAATGTTTGGATACCTCACTCTCATATAGACGCTAAGCATTCCTCCGTAGCTGAAGAACAGATTACGACAGACAATCGCTCATTTTAAGACAAgcagatggggggaaaaaaggctatGAAATTTGAGCAGTCATGTAATTTTGatttagattttaaaaaatactacTGCAACTATATGCAAGTAATAAAaaggttttcatttcttttaaataattcataaacACATCCCTGTCATAGAGGGGCAAAGACATTTGTGTGAAgtcaacacacagtctcagaaTGTATTTAAAGAGATGTAATGGAACTTTCTAGAAAAGTGGAACTTGACATATTTCAACAGCCTGGAAGCCAGTGCTCTCACACCTTCCTCCAAAGACTATGACTGGACACGCCTGGGCTCCCAAATCCTTCTTCAACTCTGTGATCATCACAGCGTAGTCTGCTAAAGCCTGTTCCACTGTCAGCAGGCCAACCTCTGGGATGTTGAAAGAGTCTTTGCCAAAAGGCAGAGATTTTCCATAGTACCTCTATCAAAATCAGTTAAGGAcgacaaagacacaaaatgtcAGACTTTATGAGGTAAAGAAAATACATATATGTTGGcttaaaaacacagcatttttcGCACGTCAAGTTCACGGTTTTGGATTTGACCTGTAATAAAtacctttattttattcaacGGAACCATTTCTCCATATTACGTGTTTGAACGACACGGTTTTCATGACTGACATTCTCAGGAGAGAATTACATCTTACAGGGTTGTCACATGATTTGTCAAGTGATCTTACATGTTCAGCAAAAATCACCAGAGCCTTCTGCTGTGAGGCAAGTTCGCTAATAAATCCCGAATTCAAAGCGAACTCCCAAATATCTCCCTCGTTACCGGTGTAGAAGAAGATGGGTCCGTAACCCTTCTTCCAATACTGGTCTGGAAACAAGGAGTACATATTAACAGCATTTGCAACACACCTTTTGTTAAAGGAAAAATGTAATATTAGTGTCAGACGTCATCATTTCACCTGTGATCAGATAGCGTTGGTCGAACGTGCCGTTGCCCATACTGTTAAAATTGAAGTGATCGATTATCTGAGggaaatatttttctttaaattgtgGTTTGGGGTCTGCATTAAATCGGGTGGACCCTCCATGCTTCTCCgtctgaataaaataaaaaggaatgtGAAAAATATTATTAAGACATTAATAACACGGCCCAATGCAATGACCTCGAACAGTTTCAATGCCTTGAATTCTGGCAAACAGTCTAATGCGACGCCTGTTCAATCTGTGTTGTCCCCTCGTTTAAATCTTACCCGAAATAACTTGTGCGCCTCCGTTTCTCCACTGAGAGAGATTAATATGAGCGTGAATATGAACAACTGAGTTGCCATTGTCTGAAGACGACTAGATAAACTGACTGTACTGCAAAAGTGCGATTTGAAAGTCCGTTCTCTGTCATGTGAACATTAACGATGTATCATGTGACGGTTGAAGAAGTTTCTCTTGAACACTGGTTTGCGGGCTTATCCTATGAGGGGGAAGGAtaataagaaaataaagagattcTTATGGTACTAGTAAGCTCTAAGGGTACGAAAAAAATATACTCTAAACTCTGTTACTAAACTTTTTTAAAGTGCGATGTGACAATGATGCAAACTCtgcttgttattgttttctcatttactcGTAGGCGGCTATAGAGAGCTAATGGCATATGTGAGGTTCTTTATCGCCATCTAGACTGTGGGAGGTACACTCTCTGAACGCGGTTGAGAACTTCGCAAACTGTGAAGACGTCTAAATTCACAAACCATTAAACTGAGGCAAACGAGCTTCAAAGAAGCTTTATAGCCCTTTGTTGTCCTGTTTCAGACCTCGAAATACTATGAGGACAGTGGCCAACTGTCAACACAAAGACGTCTTTTGATGCTCTGTCCGTGTTTTAAATAGGCCTATATGTTTTATTTACCCTATAGTAAGTAATAAGATATAATGTCAGTTTGTGTCTTGGTCTTTCTCACAATGATTCACACAATGACAGACTATCCCTGTCCTTTCATTTCAACAACAAACTCGGCAGTCCTTTTAACAAAGGCCAAGGATGAATAGTGTTACTAAACTGTGCTGGGTTGGAGAGCACAACAGATGTCTCGAAAGACATCCTGTGTGAGGATTGATCATATATATCACCATAGCAACTGCACAGACatcttgtttgtatttttttatacaAACTGTCTCTGTACAGTCTGATACAGAAAGGTTTCTTGGTAATCAAGGTGAACCTGAAGCAATATACTTGATTTGGTGGCGGCACAAATGTTGGCTTGTCAACTGTCAAAATTGAGGAGACGCTCTTGAAAATATACTTTCCACCAATTCTATTTCAGACAGCTCTGTGTCACAGCTGAAAGGGTACTCAAAGTAATTAATATTTCCTTACTGTTACATTCTTAGGAAACTCACTTTATtgttaaattctttttttttaaaaagtgaccTTTGCGGGGTCTGACGTGAGAGCAGTGTTGCAAGCGCGCGTTTATATATAtgttggggattttttttttccctgtccctTGATTGAGTCAGCCAGCCCACGTTTATATATGTCAGAGCCGCTCTGTACGTGCTGCTCTCTGCATTCACATAGAAACGTTTCCCTGTCTGGCGTCTTCCCGCTGAAGGAATGTAATAACGCAACAGAAGGACTTTTTTTACGGCCCTCGAGCACGTACGCGCTGCGCGGGAGGCAGTTCTAACAGGTGCCACACGGAATAACCAGGACAAGGAAATATTTGGccaaacttttctctttggTGACAGTCatgtaaaaaaaaggggggggggcagtttaaatgaaatgtacttatatttcaaatgtcttattttactgaggggggaaaaactgtCATGACTTTATcgaaataaagataaatattcCTGCGAGTCTTCCTCGATGATATCATagctttttcttcatttatattAACCTAGTTCCCACCCCTTCTGCTCAGTGAATACGAGAGCAGTGACTTCCTGCTTATTTGGAATGGGAGGGTATTCCAGCTGTTTGTATTTGCATGCTTTATTTCCCCGTGGCCACTCCAAGAGTACCACCTGTCAGGAGtttgtgtttcttcttcttcttcttttttccttcattaaAAGGAACGGATACACTTTTTTAATAGCTAGTATTGATTTTCTGGTGAGTAGCCTAATATCTACCGTGTTTGACAGTTCTGCTGATACGCTATACTTTTACTGTCAAACTTAATCTGAATGGAACCTGTAAAGCTTGTTTCACTTGTATGTTTATGTTGCCTCGTGGTAAAAAGTGTGGTTTATCATTGTCTCAACTTGATTTTCTTCTGCCCTTACGTGTTCTTAATTCGTTTTTTAGCTAATTGTTTCTTAACGTCTGATCAGTTTATTAAACATTATGGAGCAGTGTTTATATCACACAAAAACCCACAGGTCATGATCGAAAATAGCTCTATATTCatctaaatgaaaatgaagtggGGAATATTTAACTTGTGTACTTGCTTCAAgaatttctgctgtttgtttttttattttttatttttttttgctttagttttatttttgttctgctgGCTGAATATCACAGGTAATGATCTGAATGGTTCATTCACCTGTGCTGCAGTAGAAACCAGACATAAGTCAGAGCAAAAACCAGGACTCATGTACCTGGACCAGTGGAGTTGAATGATAAAATTTGGGAACATCCTTCTTCCTCAATAATAAGTAAAAAGAGCAAACTCGCTCAGAAGCTGATTGCACCAAAAGTTAAATACAAACAACCATTAACTACTGAAAAATAAATGGTGTGAAATTTTACATCCGTGACcggttctcctgtgtgtgtcagatcacCATGCTGTATACGGATCTGTTGCGTCTGTGGGACGAGGCGGTGAGAGCAGTGGATGCGAGAGACTGGCAGGGCGCCCTCTCCAAACTCAACCAGATCACAGACCACACCTCACGCACCCTGTTTGTGGCTTCCTCTGTCCACCTCGCCCTGGGTCAGCTGGAGCTCTCCATCAGGGTAAGACTCCCACGTCCCGGACAAGTTACGCCAGACATGTCCTgtactgcacaaaaaaaaaaaaaaaaaaaaagaaagaaaaatgaaagagtatGAAATAGGGTGGAAactcatgaaaataaataaataaatcaaaactctTGCAGAGCAAAACCCACAGAAGTTGATTTTCCAGTGTAAAATATCCTGAGGCGTCACAGATTTTCAGAATCAGTTACAGAATTAGATTATGCTCCATTACATTCTCACAGTTAATGTTGAGAGATTATCGGTTTCAAGTACTTTCATGTCCCAGTCGACACTGTTGAGTCTGATTACATTAACATGGAAGAAGCGCTTATATAATCCAAAATGAAACCCATTTGAACTCCTCTCACACTAGAGAATTTATAAGGCTTTGGGGGTAAAGAGAGAATCTTAACCCCTATGTTTGCTACAGAGGCTCTGTCTTCACTGAGGATAATGATCAATACAGACGTGGAGTTGTGGATTCCTATACAATAGTTATTGTTCCACCGCTGAAACCAGTCCATTGATGTTACATAAGACTTCAGACttgacacagacagagtcagGTTTGAAGGGTTGTAAATTCGCTGTGTTTGTACAGGCTTTGTCGTTGATGCTGACTGAATGATGACAGTGTGAAATCGCCTCTTTTCAGGCATTAGACCAGGCCCTTGCCAAAGATGAGAGACTGGCTGTTGGTTTCTTCCAGAGGGCCGGCGTTCAGATGATGGCAAACAGGTCAGACGGCTGCTGCTATGCGGCCTGTTTGTTCTAcccaagacttttttttttttttccactctgtctTTGAAATGTGAATCACGCTGATGATTGTATTTTCATTGCGtgcactctttttctctctctcgctttctaaTTATAGATATGAATAGTGCATATCACAGTTGAATGTGTCATATGAATTACAACTATTATttgctgattttgtttttttgttgttttttttttttggtaacaaaTCGTTTGCGAATCATTTCTGGCAGAAGTCTAAATAtagagtgtgtttctctgtctctgccccacctctctctttccttcagaTTGGAAGAGGCCCTCTCTGATTGTATATGGGCGCAGAAACATATGAGAGAAAACCCCATCATTGATTACAGGCAGCTGGGTTTGCGCTACAAACTCTACAGCTGGCAGGTAAGGGTCGGTGCCACTTGATGCGCCGAACTGCGCGCTTGGTATTATGCATATTAACCTGccgtttaaaaaataaaaaataaaaaacaacaacaacaaaaaaggctaAAATCTTGGCCAGATGTAGAGCAGGTGCTAGGCCggttttcactgttgttttagAGCACGAAATTTGAGAGGGGTTTGTTGACGTTATCTTTCACCCTGTGTCAACACTGCTGTCTAAGGCTCTTAGAGATAGGACTGACCACCTGAAGGAGTATTATTCAAAGGTTGCTTTTGGGGGGAAGCTATGTGGTTATGCAACGTTAAATGACAGACACTGAGGAAAAGGTCACTTAAATGTTCCGTTTGACCAGGAAGTTTGCTGCTTATGGACAGGTGAAACTGGGTGTGTCTGCAAAGGAATGATGTAATACTTAGGTTTATATTTCCTCTGAGGCTTTGTCTATGTGGAAATGTGCTTGcattagaaaagaaaacaggcatTACTTACGGGAAATGTATGTGTAACTGCAGTAAGGCCAACCTTTGTACTTATTGCAGATTAAGACGTGTGAATTCCAGAACAAGGAAACAGGTGTCTTTCTCTTGACCGATTGTtatctctctgaaaaaaaaaaaaaaccctgtctcCATTGTTACCGCATGTATGACATGTCCAAGGAATTTTATGATGAGCAGTTGTAGATGGGTAAACTGATccttttgtgcgtgtgtgtgtctgtgtctgtgtgtgtgtgtgtgtgtgtgcatctgtgtgtgcctgtgctgATTGACAGGTCTTGTACAATGCAGCGGCTGTCCACTGCAGAATGGGCCATTGGGAAAAAGCCCAAGAAATCCTATTGGCCGCCTCTCAGGAGAAAGGAGGTGGGCGGAGCAGTCAGGTAGACCAGGCGCTGCAGAGTATCTCCGTAAGCAACTAAAAGCAAgcaacaaacacaggcacacatgtgcaaacacacacacttacactcacgtacacaaacacacacacacacctccatcctcTCATAAAAAAACGGAAATCCCTGCCTACAATGTATAATCTTTTTTGCAACGGTTTTCCCTATCGCTCTTTACtcacaaatatttaatattcttTGGATTCTCTATGGACAATATAGATATGTTCATAACAGATTAACGGTTCTGTCAATATTGCAGAACTGGTATGACTTGCTTCATCATATATAAATAGTATAATGTATACTGTAAAACAGGTGTGTTCTGCTATGTGAATATATCTCACAACAAAGGTACATTTCTAAACTGGTTTGGCCTACTTCCTCTAAATTTTGTAACATAGAGCTCAGTGAAGATAGTGGTGAATTATGGAGAACTGGTGTGTTTATATCCTTAAATCTAAATTCACTTATAACTGAAAAATTGCTGCTGGTCTGCACCACATGTAGTTCTAAGTATAGATGTATAGTACATAGAATGGGCTCAGCGTATATGGTTTGAAATTGGCATCATTCGCTTTATCTATGTTCTTTTCAGAGGAGGGAGGTTTTTGCCCCGCTCGTGCTGCCTGAGGGGGAGGTCTTCCGCCCCAGGAAACAGGATGTGGAGCAGCTTCAGCAGCGAGACTTTTTGGGTAAAGCTAAGGTAACTGCCCCCAAATTTACTGAAAGTGCCCCTATAACTGACAGAGCCCCTATAGAATAAAACTCAGAAAGGTCCAGTATGTGACTTTGTTTAAAATCCTGTTACCCTGTGCCCTTAGGTCATCACCTCTATGATCCCCAATGATGATTTTGGAGGATTTGAGCCTCTCAGGATGCAGGTGTGGACTCTTCTCTTAACTCCTCTaaagaaatgataaaatgtGCTATGTTACTAAAACTCTGTGATACAGTTTTTCAAATCCAGTCACGGGCTCCCACTGTAAAACTACATCTCCCATGTAACCATGTGCTTACGCTGCTCAGTAAAAGTAACCGAAAGCGTGTCGAATGACAGACTAGTCAAAtctggtgtgtgagtgacaggtcATCTGTCATCCAATCTCATCCATCCAGATTCGATCGAGATCAGTGCAAATGAATGAAAGGGGACAAACAAGAGATGATGTTTCAGAGTTTTGGGAGTCGAACCATATTTctctgagcatttttttttgccgtCTGTTTCTTGTGTCTGTGGAAAACCTTGAGccagtgatgataatgatgtctTGTATTTCTCTGCAGAAACCAGGCTATTATGAGCCCAAAATGGAGGGTGGCACGTAAGTATGCCATGAATGATTCCCTGCAGTCTTTACCAAggttgaaaataaaacactcattATCTTAACAAAGAGaatggcaatttttttttttttttcgtttttttgccAGCGTGACTCAGCTGTTTTGTGACAGTGtctactgagaaaaaaaatgccacacAAGTATAAATTGAACTTTCATGAACTGCATTTTCATGTAGAATGTTCTTGTCTTAATAATTCTGTTTTAAGAAGACGAACAAGGACAGAAACAAGGACactaaaacattttatgaactggttttttttttttgtctgtttgtttctttctttcttttgtattgtTTCTTTATTACAATGTTTTTGCATAGCATTTTTTTGGTCTGATTTGAACTTTTaatcgtttcttttttttaatttggtatcggtttgatttatttttgttttatttattatctttCCCTGTGCAGGGACTCTCGTTACATGCGTGTAAAGAGCATGTACATGGCTAAGGGAGCAGGAGAACTGACCGTGCCCGCAGGCGCTCTGGTCTTTGTTTTCCTTGAGGAGGACAGAGATGGACTAACAACAGTCATCTATGATGGAAAGGTAAGCTCAGCTGCCTTCTAGAACTTTCATGTAATTCTAGAATACATTCATGTAATTTTCTCACTGTAAAATCTAAAATTAGACAACTTTTCTTtaaattactttaaataaaaaaacccccccaaaactcaTGGTTGAGTTTGATTTTTTCGCAAACATTTGCGAAATTCAATCCAGTCTCTGAGTTatacttctccctctctccccctctctctcacccactctttcattctctctctctctctctctctctctctctctctctctctctctctctgtctcacccactctttcattctctctctctctctctctctctctctctctctctctcacccactctttcattccctctctccccctctctctctctgtctcacccactctttcattctctctctctctctctctctctctgtagaaagGCCTAGTACCAAAGTTCCTGCTTGAACCAGTTGACATGaagaaaaccaaaaccaaaaagaagaaaaatgtaaacaagcttgacttcctgtcattttctcttcattttcgtTATTTTTATAAATCACGCTTGTTCTTTTACTGTGTGTCAATCTGTTGTAATCCAATATGGTAATGTGTAATAACAGAATGAGATTATGGGGATTTAATGATGTAAAAAATGTGAGTTTGGCAGTGAGGTGCAGAGTACTTTAAAAGAGCCCTTATTTTAAGGCAAAAGTCACCAGAGTGAGTTTATAGTTCTACCCCGAAAGCTAATCTCTTTAGATAAGAGTTTGGCCTTTTTCACTGAGTAGAGCCTAGTTTTCCATCTCTTGTGAGGTGttgaaggaagagaaaaaggggtTTCTCagggtaaaaaaagagaaagttttgAGAATAAAATGTTCCAGATTTCCTGGTACCACAGATTTCAAAAGCTCTTTGATGTAAAggacagtaaaatgaatgtaaattccCACTGTATAAGGTCATAAGGTCACGCATAAGGTCAGCCTATACATCACCATAAGGAAAACATCAAGGACCATTTGTCCGAGTCCAGCTGCAGGTGTGGTACTTTCAGTGTCTTACTGAAGAATGTAGCAAGTTTTAACCGTTAACTTTTCCATGTGACCCCACCCACTACAGAGCGTGCCCAGTGGAATCCCTCTCCCACCCGAACGCCAGCCACCCGCTCGCCCAACAAGTCTCGTAACACCACCCCAGGGTAAGGTGACTGACCATATGAGTTACTGATTGTTttgtgcattcattcatttcagggatggatggatggatggatggatagaggaagatagacagacagttaTCAAAATAACCAAAATTCAGACCAATCAGGCCCACAGATGGCCACTTGgttccttttttctgtcattggCTCAGTGGTTTAACATTATGTTGGTCCTCCCTCTGCTGTAGATTTGCCCCCCTCCTACGCCAGCACCACAGccgccacccccccaccccagtaCCTGAGTCCTGCTGCTTCTGAGGAGGTGAGTCCCATGGAGGCAGActtctcctaaaaaaaaaaaaaaaaaaaagcctaaaaaaaaTTCCCAAAATTCCACTCTGCTGATCTCCATTGTatataatatgaaatatgaacatTACCCTTTGTCCTCCAGAGTATTAGCTCCCCGTCAAGTGAGGAGTCCAACACGGTCGTGGTGAAAGTTCACTTCAGGTATACCGTGGCGCTGAATGTTCCCCTGGAGACACCGTACAAGGAACTACAAGGGAGAATCGGCAAAAAATTAGGCCAGCCCGCCCATCTCCTGCGCCTGAGGTGAGGCAGACCTGTTGACCTAATTTTATACAACCTCCAGTGTAAACGCCAGTGTCTGTTAAGCACATGCCCAGTTAGACAATCCGTGTGATGGAATGCCATTCACTGTCTGGTTGAATTAAAACCAcgtgatgttgttttttttttttaactgagtgATAACAAGTGCTATTGAATCTAAAATGATAGATGCTTGCCATTGCGATGTATGGTGATATGTTTTGTGGAGTAACGGAGTAGAGGTCTTTGGCAggcacagacagcacagctcTGTGGCGCTGAAACCTTTGGATGAGGTGGAGTGTCTGCGCAGTCTGGCCGAGGCAGGCAGAGCCACGCTGTGGTGTCAGGTTCGATCTGCATcactgtgttacacacacacacacacacacatctgcacatccacacacatgcacgcacacacatctgcacatccacacgcaggcatgcacatgcgcacacacacacacacacacatgcacacacacacatgcacatacacacacacacacacacacctgcatatccacacacaggcatgcacactcactcacacacgcacattcacacacaggcacacacacacacacacacacacacacacacacacacacctgcacatccacacagacacagacatacgcacacgcacgtgcacacacacacacacacacatacatgcccacacacacgcatatacacagacacaaacatgcacacggacagacacacacggacagacacacatatagcAAAtgcatatgaacacacacacatacaaacatgcatagacttgcgcacacacacacacacacacacacacacacacagacacacacacatcatttattCAAGGAATTAAGTTCAGGATTTTTAAGACACACAAGATCTATATTGAGTAATTGAGACACTGTCTTGTTAAAGCTGCTGTTCTCAGGACTTAAGCATCGGTAAATCCCAGAGGATCTGtcatttacatcacatttacaaagattcatttagcagacccttttatccaaagtgacttctgtctgttcattttaatatttaatcctCTGTTagctctcttctctgttttctattACCTCTGATCTGTTTGAAGACTTACTTTCAAAACTTGGTGCTGTTATAAGAggtttttgtttaaaattagGGTATGCTAAACAATACTCCTTTTGAATTCAATGCTTCTCACAGCAaactactgttaacacactcTGCTTACTCTCCCGTCTCTCTTAGACTGAAGACCCACTGGAGAACAGGACCATTCTCTACCAGATGGTGGCGCTGTATGACTATCCAGCACAGGGACCGGAGGACCTAGAATTCAGTGAAGGAGACACTATAGATAtcctgagtgaaggtgtgtggtgAGGAAAGTTGCCTGGGTCTAGTTTTTTGAGTTGTTCATTCTTGGGTATGTCGTGTATCCATATACTCTCACACAAAAGTAACAGATAACCTGAAAACTGATTTTGCCAGTAGACCGACTATACTCGCTAATCACAAACCGACAAAAGCTGGACATACGGTAAAAAAGTTTGGGTAAAGTTGTTCCTCCTTAATCTGTAACCCTGGCACCTATTAAGTAAGCACATGTACGGGAACACTTTCACTACGCGCTGATTGACGtttcaaaagaataaaaacatgcTGAATATTCATACCTAtatttctgtaatgtaatgatgaaacacactgaaatggctgtttttttgttgttgttgtcgttgttgttttatCTTTAGTGAATGAGGAGTGGCTGGAGGGACACACGGGTGGAAACATCGGTATTTTCCCCAGATGTTTCGCCTACAAGGAGTCGGACGGCAGCTCGGACAAGCCTCAGGAGCTGTTAGAGGCCTCGGCGCTCTGACGCTGGACCACCAGAGCAAAACCTGTCCCTCGGACCTGAGCGGGACCAGCATGCTACTTCGCAAAGCAAGGTTTCTCAATCAGCCAGATAGCCTAAGTCAAAAGATGAAAACCGTCCAATAGGAGACCTGCTAAGAAACATTCTAATTGGACAGTTTATGACTTTTGACCCAGGCTGTCTGGCTAACTGAGGAAATCCTGCTGGCAGGAATCAGGAATGCCTTCttatgactcttttttttttcatatccaATATTAATATTTGATATGACTTATTATATGAATATCTTGTCTAgagcaggggttttcaacctgtgatgcccccccccccccccccccccccaaaggggGCGCAAGATTAGGAGATTTTTAGACACAAAGCGCGGcaagtacaatgaaaaaaagagagattgatTTGTTTAGATGTTACTATGGTTACACTTTGTGACATAATGATTACATATTAATGAGAACAGATTTGTTACCAAACTGACATATATGTCGCTATACTCTCTGGCCTTCAATAGccatttatgatttttttttttaatattacagtACTGCTCTTTCTGGTCCTGTGAGAACTTGCTTGCTGGGTATACTTTCTTTCTGACTGTGAAAATAAGCAACAGGAGATGGCAGAAATTTCCAGTGGATTCCATAGAGGGCTTTGAATTAAGTAATTTGACTCTGGGTGGTCTCCTTCCAGCTCTTTTTTACAATATGGTTTGAGTAAGTGTT encodes:
- the noxa1 gene encoding NADPH oxidase activator 1; the encoded protein is MLYTDLLRLWDEAVRAVDARDWQGALSKLNQITDHTSRTLFVASSVHLALGQLELSIRALDQALAKDERLAVGFFQRAGVQMMANRLEEALSDCIWAQKHMRENPIIDYRQLGLRYKLYSWQVLYNAAAVHCRMGHWEKAQEILLAASQEKGGGRSSQVDQALQSISRREVFAPLVLPEGEVFRPRKQDVEQLQQRDFLGKAKVITSMIPNDDFGGFEPLRMQKPGYYEPKMEGGTDSRYMRVKSMYMAKGAGELTVPAGALVFVFLEEDRDGLTTVIYDGKKGLVPKFLLEPVDMKKTKTKKKKNSVPSGIPLPPERQPPARPTSLVTPPQDLPPSYASTTAATPPPQYLSPAASEESISSPSSEESNTVVVKVHFRYTVALNVPLETPYKELQGRIGKKLGQPAHLLRLRHRQHSSVALKPLDEVECLRSLAEAGRATLWCQTEDPLENRTILYQMVALYDYPAQGPEDLEFSEGDTIDILSEVNEEWLEGHTGGNIGIFPRCFAYKESDGSSDKPQELLEASAL
- the dpp7 gene encoding dipeptidyl peptidase 2 gives rise to the protein MATQLFIFTLILISLSGETEAHKLFRTEKHGGSTRFNADPKPQFKEKYFPQIIDHFNFNSMGNGTFDQRYLITDQYWKKGYGPIFFYTGNEGDIWEFALNSGFISELASQQKALVIFAEHRYYGKSLPFGKDSFNIPEVGLLTVEQALADYAVMITELKKDLGAQACPVIVFGGSYGGMLSVYMRVRYPNIVAGALAASAPILSTAGMGDPKQFFRDVTADFENYSPDCRDAVRGAFQRLQTLAQQEDYGRIQTKFSLCKAPSSPKDIHQLNGLLRNAFTLMAMLDYPYSTHFMGSMPAFPVKVACEIMLNGPDLMSSLRDTAGIVYNATGELKCFDLYSLYVECADPTGCGLGFNSYAWDYQACTEIEMCHESNNVTDMFPPMPFTEQQREQYCAKRWGVIPRPGWLKTQYWGDALSTASNIIFSNGDLDPWANGGIRKSLSQSLIAITIPEGAHHLDLRESNPADPASVIKARQTEADIIAQWVKMARQRS